A stretch of Blastocatellia bacterium DNA encodes these proteins:
- the tssB gene encoding type VI secretion system contractile sheath small subunit yields the protein MPKKESLQHKLDRVRSPRVHITYDVEIGGAIEMKELPFVIGVLGDFSGKPAQALPKLKDRKFVEIDRDNFNQVMSGMKPRVAFSVENKLTDDDSKMNVELNFREMEDFSPDKVVQQVAPLKKMIEARRKLSDLLSQMDGNDKLGELLQDIVQNTDKQEQLSKDLGLQMKDNV from the coding sequence ATGCCTAAAAAAGAAAGTCTTCAGCATAAACTAGATCGAGTGCGTTCACCAAGAGTGCATATCACTTATGATGTTGAAATTGGTGGCGCAATTGAAATGAAAGAACTTCCTTTTGTTATTGGTGTTTTGGGTGATTTTTCAGGCAAGCCAGCACAAGCACTTCCAAAGTTAAAAGACCGCAAATTTGTTGAAATTGATCGAGATAACTTTAATCAAGTAATGTCTGGTATGAAACCACGAGTAGCTTTTTCTGTAGAAAATAAACTAACAGATGATGACTCTAAAATGAATGTAGAGTTGAACTTTAGAGAAATGGAAGACTTTAGTCCAGATAAAGTAGTTCAACAAGTTGCACCATTGAAAAAAATGATTGAAGCTCGACGTAAGCTTTCTGATTTGCTTTCTCAAATGGATGGAAATGATAAATTAGGTGAACTACTGCAAGATATTGTTCAAAACACTGATAAACAAGAGCAATTAAGCAAAGATCTTGGTTTGCAAATGAAAGATAATGTGTAA
- a CDS encoding type VI secretion system tube protein Hcp: protein MAELNLPKQAPTNVGKSDIGELLNLIRTLISGPPKMEEYRGTAFLSINGIKGESTHDKHEGEIEVLDFHWSVAQPHAGAASGGGAMRAERAHFGDLSIYKAIDTSSPALAHACASGLHLSNAVLQLCRAGGEAQVYMKYSLSDVVITSVRTGGRGYGEKIPLEEISLSYSQIEWEYFPTKVSSGRVEGRKVKNWNLKTNRESS from the coding sequence ATGGCAGAGCTTAATCTTCCTAAACAAGCACCAACAAATGTAGGTAAATCGGACATAGGCGAATTGTTAAATCTTATCCGAACATTAATTTCTGGCCCGCCAAAAATGGAAGAGTACCGAGGTACAGCTTTTCTTTCTATTAATGGAATTAAAGGTGAAAGTACGCATGATAAACATGAAGGAGAAATAGAAGTTCTTGATTTTCATTGGAGTGTAGCCCAACCTCATGCTGGTGCAGCTAGTGGTGGTGGGGCAATGAGAGCAGAAAGAGCGCATTTTGGAGATCTTTCTATTTATAAAGCTATTGATACCTCATCACCAGCTTTAGCACATGCTTGCGCTAGTGGGCTGCATTTAAGTAACGCTGTATTGCAACTTTGTCGCGCTGGGGGTGAGGCACAAGTTTATATGAAATATAGTTTATCTGATGTTGTTATTACTAGTGTTAGAACAGGTGGTCGCGGTTATGGAGAAAAAATTCCACTAGAAGAAATTTCTTTAAGTTATAGCCAAATTGAATGGGAATATTTTCCTACAAAAGTTTCTTCTGGTCGTGTTGAAGGACGTAAGGTTAAGAATTGGAATTTAAAAACTAACCGTGAAAGCAGTTAA
- a CDS encoding type VI secretion system tube protein Hcp: MDAFLKIDGIEGESMDDKHKGEIEVLSFSWGVMQAAAGVASTAGSLSAGRAQFQDLSIVKLLDKASPKLALACATGEHLKSACLSLHRAGGEKELYMEYKLTDVLITSVRPGGSSQGESIPMEEITMNYGKIELKYVPTKVEGGKGSGSVVAGWDLKLNKKV; encoded by the coding sequence ATGGACGCATTTCTAAAAATTGATGGAATTGAAGGTGAAAGTATGGATGATAAACATAAAGGTGAAATCGAAGTGCTTTCATTTAGTTGGGGTGTAATGCAAGCCGCAGCAGGAGTTGCTAGTACAGCCGGATCGCTTTCTGCTGGACGGGCCCAATTTCAAGATCTAAGCATAGTAAAACTTCTTGATAAAGCTTCTCCAAAACTAGCTTTAGCTTGTGCAACAGGGGAACACCTAAAATCTGCTTGTTTATCATTACATCGTGCTGGTGGAGAAAAAGAACTTTATATGGAATATAAGCTCACAGATGTATTGATAACTTCTGTTCGCCCTGGTGGTAGTAGCCAAGGAGAATCTATTCCAATGGAAGAAATTACTATGAATTATGGAAAAATAGAACTTAAGTATGTTCCAACAAAAGTTGAAGGGGGCAAAGGTTCAGGCAGTGTTGTAGCAGGCTGGGATCTAAAATTAAATAAGAAGGTGTAA
- the tssE gene encoding type VI secretion system baseplate subunit TssE, whose product MSRFDSEIHITPSVIDRLLDDEPELTQEALASRSRSLQQFKQAVKRDLEWLLNTRQTLKISDELKELSHSIANYGLPDLSNVNVKSVNEQHKLEQLLEKIIKIFEPRLEDTLVKLEPVLENEPALHFRIDAKLKVEPAPELVSFDTVLRLDSGRYLVKEG is encoded by the coding sequence ATGAGTAGATTTGATAGCGAAATACATATTACTCCATCAGTGATAGATCGGTTGCTTGACGATGAGCCAGAGTTAACACAAGAAGCTCTGGCTTCACGTTCCCGCAGTTTGCAGCAGTTTAAGCAAGCTGTAAAACGTGATTTAGAATGGTTACTTAATACACGTCAAACATTGAAAATATCTGATGAATTAAAAGAGTTAAGTCATTCTATTGCTAATTATGGATTGCCTGATCTTTCTAATGTAAATGTTAAAAGTGTTAATGAACAACACAAATTAGAACAATTGTTGGAAAAAATAATTAAAATATTTGAGCCTAGGTTAGAAGATACTTTAGTAAAACTTGAACCTGTATTAGAAAATGAGCCAGCTTTACATTTTCGTATCGATGCAAAACTTAAAGTTGAACCTGCTCCAGAACTGGTAAGTTTTGATACTGTCCTACGCCTTGATAGTGGTCGTTATCTTGTTAAGGAGGGGTGA
- the tssF gene encoding type VI secretion system baseplate subunit TssF gives MRDELLGYYEKELAFLRQMGAEFAEKYPKVAGRLVLEKDKCEDPHVERLIEAFSFLAGRIRLKLDDEFPEVTESLLNILYPHYLNPIPSMSIAKFALDPEQGKLTTSYQINKGITLYSKPIHGTPCRFRTCYPTTLWPIEVTSAELSSNAPADSYGRYSQAFIKLSLHCLNNTQLSELKQSEGKEPIDRLRFFLNGESQLVYPLYELIFNNVTKIELRSIKGKRILGSTPNVVSLPKDNIQAVGFGEDEGLLPYTTRSFIGYRLLTEYFAFPEKYLFFDLLGIDLAAKAGFGEEFEIFIYLKDVKPPTARIESSTFQLGCTPIINLFHKTAEPIQLTHQQYEYHVIADIHRQMATEIYSVDDVITTDPYLQQAQHYQPFYSLRHSYKQEQIKTFWYTTRRASQRKDDPGTEIYISLVDLNFNPNVPAVETLTVSVTCTNRDLPAKLPFGGQEGDFQIEGNAPISQIVCLKKPTNTLRPPMRRSAHWRLISHLSLNYLSIVESKENSAEALREILLLYDFVDSPATRKQIYGIEKVSSRRVVRQIGPRIGTGFVRGTECSIEFDEDQFVGSGVFLFACVLERFLALYTSLNSFSQLKISTKQREGWVKTWLPRLGDQILL, from the coding sequence ATGAGAGATGAACTGTTAGGATATTATGAAAAAGAGTTAGCTTTTTTAAGACAAATGGGAGCAGAGTTTGCAGAAAAATATCCTAAAGTTGCTGGAAGACTAGTTTTAGAAAAAGATAAATGTGAAGATCCCCATGTAGAACGTCTTATTGAAGCTTTTTCCTTTCTAGCTGGACGTATACGGCTAAAATTAGATGATGAATTTCCTGAAGTAACAGAATCTTTACTTAACATCCTTTATCCTCATTACTTAAACCCTATACCATCAATGTCTATTGCTAAGTTTGCTCTTGACCCTGAACAAGGAAAACTAACTACAAGTTATCAAATTAATAAAGGCATTACACTTTATTCCAAACCAATTCATGGAACACCTTGTAGGTTTCGCACTTGTTACCCAACTACACTGTGGCCCATAGAAGTAACATCTGCTGAACTAAGTTCTAATGCCCCTGCTGACTCTTATGGTAGATATAGTCAAGCTTTTATTAAACTTTCTTTGCATTGTCTAAATAACACCCAACTATCTGAGCTAAAACAAAGTGAAGGTAAAGAACCAATTGACCGATTACGCTTTTTTCTTAATGGAGAATCACAACTTGTTTATCCTCTCTATGAACTTATTTTTAATAATGTTACCAAGATAGAACTGCGTTCTATTAAAGGAAAAAGAATTTTAGGTAGCACTCCAAATGTAGTTTCATTGCCAAAAGATAATATTCAAGCTGTAGGTTTTGGTGAAGATGAAGGATTACTACCATATACTACACGCTCATTTATTGGATATCGTTTATTAACAGAATATTTTGCTTTTCCAGAAAAATACCTTTTCTTTGATTTATTGGGCATTGATTTAGCTGCTAAAGCTGGATTTGGAGAAGAGTTTGAAATTTTTATTTATCTAAAAGATGTTAAACCTCCAACTGCTCGTATAGAATCTTCCACTTTTCAACTAGGCTGTACACCTATTATTAATCTTTTTCATAAAACTGCTGAACCTATTCAGCTTACACATCAACAATATGAATATCATGTTATAGCTGATATTCATCGCCAAATGGCAACAGAAATTTATTCTGTAGATGATGTGATAACTACAGACCCTTATTTACAGCAAGCACAGCATTATCAGCCTTTTTATTCTTTAAGACATAGTTATAAACAAGAGCAAATCAAAACATTTTGGTATACAACTAGGCGTGCCTCACAACGTAAAGACGACCCAGGAACAGAAATTTATATTTCATTAGTAGATCTTAATTTTAATCCTAATGTTCCAGCAGTAGAAACTTTAACTGTATCTGTAACTTGTACAAATCGAGATTTACCAGCCAAACTACCTTTTGGAGGTCAAGAAGGAGACTTTCAAATTGAGGGTAATGCACCTATTTCACAGATTGTTTGTTTAAAAAAACCTACTAATACTTTACGTCCACCGATGCGACGTTCAGCACATTGGCGACTGATTTCACATTTAAGCTTAAATTATTTATCAATTGTTGAGAGTAAAGAAAACTCTGCTGAAGCTTTACGAGAGATTTTGCTTCTTTATGATTTTGTGGATTCTCCAGCAACAAGAAAGCAAATTTATGGAATTGAAAAAGTAAGTAGTCGTCGAGTAGTTCGCCAAATTGGGCCACGTATTGGAACAGGTTTTGTTCGAGGAACTGAATGTTCTATAGAATTTGATGAAGATCAATTTGTTGGCAGTGGTGTTTTTCTTTTTGCTTGTGTGCTAGAACGTTTTTTAGCACTTTATACTTCTCTTAATTCTTTTAGCCAATTGAAAATCAGCACTAAACAACGGGAAGGATGGGTAAAAACATGGCTACCTCGTTTAGGCGATCAAATCCTTCTTTAA
- the tssG gene encoding type VI secretion system baseplate subunit TssG gives MATSFRRSNPSLKQHLAQEPYCFNFFQAVRLLERSFPNRLGVGRDSSPKQEVTRFHNHISLNFPPSEINKIIFSPEDLSIEHPSKMFVRFMGMAGINGVLPLPYTELLIERRRYKDQTLADFLDIFNHRMISLFYRAWEKYRFPVIYEKNHDDYFTNYLFDTIGMGTKGLQKRLSFSDKALLLYGGLIGQKPHSISAITAILRDFFQVPAKVESLTGQWLKLDSESITQLGKANSTLGQSTIVGNRVWDQQSKFCLIFGPLRFQEFKEFLPIGSAYQSVIDLTRFLVGQELDFDEQLVLKKTEVPA, from the coding sequence ATGGCTACCTCGTTTAGGCGATCAAATCCTTCTTTAAAACAACACCTGGCCCAAGAACCATATTGTTTTAATTTCTTTCAAGCAGTAAGGCTTTTAGAAAGAAGTTTTCCTAATCGCCTTGGTGTTGGTCGTGATAGTAGCCCTAAACAAGAAGTAACACGTTTTCATAACCATATTTCACTTAATTTTCCACCTAGTGAAATAAATAAAATTATATTTTCTCCAGAAGACTTATCAATAGAACATCCAAGTAAAATGTTTGTAAGATTTATGGGGATGGCTGGGATAAATGGGGTATTACCATTACCTTATACAGAACTTTTAATTGAACGCCGCCGCTACAAGGATCAAACCTTAGCAGATTTTTTAGATATCTTTAATCATCGAATGATTTCTTTATTTTATCGAGCATGGGAAAAATATAGATTTCCTGTAATTTATGAAAAAAATCATGATGATTACTTTACAAATTATCTTTTTGACACAATTGGAATGGGTACAAAAGGCTTACAAAAAAGACTTAGTTTTTCTGATAAAGCCTTACTTCTTTATGGAGGTCTTATTGGTCAAAAACCGCATTCTATAAGTGCAATAACTGCTATTTTAAGAGATTTTTTTCAAGTACCTGCTAAAGTAGAATCACTTACTGGACAATGGCTAAAACTTGATTCTGAAAGCATAACTCAGCTTGGAAAAGCTAATAGTACACTAGGACAAAGTACTATAGTAGGAAATAGAGTTTGGGATCAACAATCTAAATTTTGTTTAATTTTTGGGCCACTAAGATTTCAAGAATTTAAGGAATTTTTGCCTATTGGATCAGCTTATCAATCTGTTATTGATTTAACACGGTTTTTAGTTGGACAAGAGCTTGATTTTGATGAGCAGTTAGTTCTTAAGAAAACAGAAGTTCCTGCTTGA
- a CDS encoding type VI secretion system tip protein VgrG, translated as MGEYKQQNRKFQLFTPLGEDVLLLQGFTGQEAISRMFHFDLRLHSEDRAITFDSIVGKQATIKIILADNKTEQYINGLISSFSQGGSSSTFAYYHATLVPWVWMLTRTSNCRIFQNMTVPDIIQQILDEHIKRISHNEYADFKLRLHRKFEAREYCVQYRETDFNFISRLMEEEGIFYFFEHEAKKHTLVLADHYNEFKVCKNQPTIRYELSSGERRAEEVITEWSIRQEIRPGQYEINDFDFKQPALDLTANIIGKDERKFEIYDYPGKYYKKSEGEERVNIRMEEEDAARIVAIGSSTSKGFFSGSRFKLVEHYRKDLNNDYILTSIHHIADQGSNYRSSEANAIESFDYRNHFQAIPYPSSYRPPRVTPTPIIYGSQTAIVVGPKGEEIHVDNYGRVKVQFHWDREGKYNENSSCWVRVSQNWAGKRWGAIFLPRIGQEVIVDFLEGDPDRPIITGRVYNGSSMPPYELPAEKTKSTTKSYSSKGGEGFNEVRFEDKKGQEQIFIHAQRNKDIRIKNDLFETVGSSSHLIVGGDQLESIGNDKHLTIKNNHNEKEGGSFSRSAGGDICQKAGENIFLEAGNEIDIKSGTYIALKSGSISLVGDGGFITIDSSGIYINGTMVYINSGGMAIPAMDAKPTTPKKPKEADTAIAGEMAELPLPKRARKVSSYSPGALAMKKAAIDGVPFVEI; from the coding sequence TTGGGAGAATACAAACAGCAAAACCGAAAATTCCAGTTATTTACACCTTTAGGAGAAGATGTTCTTTTATTGCAAGGTTTTACTGGACAAGAAGCTATTTCAAGAATGTTTCATTTTGATTTAAGGCTGCATTCAGAAGACCGTGCTATTACATTTGATTCTATTGTTGGTAAACAAGCGACTATTAAAATTATTTTGGCTGATAATAAAACAGAACAATATATAAATGGATTAATTAGTTCATTTTCTCAAGGTGGCTCATCTTCAACTTTTGCTTACTACCACGCTACATTAGTTCCTTGGGTTTGGATGCTAACACGAACTAGCAATTGTCGAATTTTTCAAAATATGACTGTCCCTGATATTATCCAGCAAATTTTAGATGAGCATATAAAAAGGATTTCACATAATGAATATGCTGATTTTAAGTTGCGGCTTCATCGTAAGTTTGAAGCTAGAGAATATTGTGTTCAATACCGAGAAACAGACTTTAATTTTATTTCTCGGCTGATGGAGGAAGAAGGGATTTTTTATTTTTTTGAGCATGAAGCAAAAAAACATACTTTAGTTTTAGCTGACCATTACAATGAATTTAAGGTATGTAAAAATCAGCCTACTATTAGATATGAACTATCTAGCGGTGAACGTCGAGCAGAAGAAGTTATTACTGAATGGAGTATTAGACAAGAAATTCGTCCAGGCCAATATGAAATAAATGATTTTGACTTTAAACAACCTGCATTAGACCTTACAGCTAATATAATTGGTAAGGATGAGAGAAAATTTGAGATTTATGACTACCCTGGTAAATATTATAAAAAAAGTGAAGGCGAAGAGCGCGTTAACATTCGCATGGAAGAAGAAGATGCTGCTCGAATTGTTGCTATTGGTTCAAGCACTAGTAAAGGGTTTTTTTCAGGTTCTCGTTTTAAGCTAGTAGAGCATTACCGAAAAGATCTTAATAATGATTATATTCTTACATCAATACATCATATTGCAGACCAAGGTAGCAATTATCGTAGCTCAGAAGCTAATGCTATAGAAAGTTTTGATTATAGAAACCATTTCCAAGCCATACCTTATCCTTCATCCTATCGACCTCCTAGAGTAACACCTACACCTATAATTTATGGTTCTCAAACAGCAATAGTAGTAGGGCCAAAAGGGGAAGAAATTCACGTTGATAATTATGGTAGAGTAAAAGTTCAATTTCATTGGGATCGTGAAGGAAAATATAATGAAAATAGTTCTTGTTGGGTACGTGTCTCACAAAATTGGGCTGGAAAACGTTGGGGAGCAATATTTTTACCTAGAATAGGACAAGAAGTAATAGTAGATTTTTTAGAAGGTGATCCAGATCGTCCAATTATTACAGGACGTGTTTATAATGGTAGTTCTATGCCACCTTATGAACTTCCAGCAGAGAAAACTAAAAGCACCACTAAAAGCTATTCTTCAAAAGGTGGAGAAGGTTTTAATGAAGTACGGTTTGAAGATAAAAAAGGACAGGAGCAAATTTTTATTCATGCACAAAGAAATAAAGATATCCGAATAAAAAATGATTTATTTGAGACTGTTGGCAGCAGTAGCCATCTAATTGTTGGCGGGGATCAATTAGAATCTATTGGTAATGATAAACACCTTACAATCAAAAATAACCATAATGAGAAAGAAGGAGGCTCATTTTCTCGCAGTGCTGGTGGGGATATTTGCCAAAAAGCTGGAGAAAATATCTTTTTAGAAGCAGGTAATGAAATAGACATTAAATCAGGAACATATATCGCGCTTAAAAGTGGAAGTATTAGTTTAGTAGGAGATGGAGGTTTTATTACTATAGATAGTAGTGGTATTTATATTAATGGTACAATGGTTTATATAAATAGTGGTGGAATGGCAATTCCTGCAATGGATGCTAAACCAACAACACCAAAGAAACCAAAAGAGGCAGATACTGCAATAGCTGGAGAAATGGCAGAATTACCATTGCCAAAACGAGCCAGAAAAGTTAGTAGTTATAGCCCAGGAGCTTTAGCAATGAAAAAAGCTGCTATTGATGGTGTGCCTTTTGTCGAAATTTAG
- a CDS encoding DUF4123 domain-containing protein, whose product MLTENMLNELAQKLFSNEDIQAYAVLDGASIPNLLEKLDEHQVECECLFAGELEDDMAEVAPYLVKLTADSTFAEWLLLEGWGKHWGIFVLTKMENSALLNHLCKFIRVRNEEGKVLYFRFYDPRVLAKFLPTCTTKELTNFFGKIENFIIETENKEIASCFSLSNSNLQEDKISLV is encoded by the coding sequence ATGCTAACAGAAAACATGTTAAATGAATTAGCTCAAAAACTATTTTCTAACGAAGATATACAAGCTTATGCTGTTCTTGATGGTGCATCAATTCCCAATCTTTTAGAAAAATTAGATGAACATCAAGTAGAATGTGAATGTCTTTTTGCTGGTGAGTTAGAAGATGATATGGCTGAAGTAGCACCATATTTAGTAAAATTAACTGCTGATTCAACATTTGCAGAATGGCTTTTATTAGAAGGTTGGGGAAAACATTGGGGTATTTTTGTTTTAACTAAAATGGAAAACTCTGCTTTACTCAACCATTTATGTAAATTTATAAGAGTGCGCAATGAAGAAGGTAAAGTGTTATATTTTCGTTTTTATGACCCTAGGGTATTAGCTAAATTTCTCCCAACTTGCACAACCAAAGAATTAACAAATTTTTTTGGTAAAATTGAAAACTTTATAATAGAAACAGAAAATAAAGAAATAGCTAGTTGTTTTTCTTTGAGTAATTCAAACTTACAAGAAGATAAGATTTCTTTAGTATAA
- a CDS encoding SMI1/KNR4 family protein, whose amino-acid sequence MKKVWKKIEEWLENNAKHVLDSLQPGATDEEIAETERYLGVKFPEEVKKSYKIHNGQYPSKMIGFIEGRDFLSLEEIKSQWTIWKELVEGGDFEGNEGEPEGPVKPDWYNLKWIPITHNGGGDHHCIDLDPAEEGNIGQIIEMWHDDGARTVVAKSLKDWLKEFANALEEGEYIVNDEYGLEN is encoded by the coding sequence ATGAAGAAAGTTTGGAAAAAGATAGAGGAATGGTTAGAAAATAACGCAAAGCATGTTCTTGATAGCTTACAACCAGGAGCAACAGATGAAGAAATTGCTGAAACTGAAAGATATTTAGGTGTTAAATTCCCTGAAGAAGTAAAAAAATCATATAAAATTCATAATGGACAATATCCAAGTAAAATGATTGGGTTTATAGAAGGAAGAGATTTCTTATCTTTAGAAGAAATAAAATCGCAATGGACAATATGGAAAGAATTAGTAGAAGGTGGGGATTTTGAAGGAAATGAGGGAGAGCCAGAAGGCCCTGTAAAACCAGATTGGTATAACCTTAAATGGATACCAATTACGCATAATGGAGGTGGAGATCATCATTGTATAGATTTAGACCCAGCAGAAGAAGGTAATATAGGTCAGATAATAGAAATGTGGCATGATGATGGAGCAAGAACAGTTGTTGCTAAAAGTTTAAAAGATTGGTTAAAAGAATTTGCAAATGCTCTAGAAGAAGGCGAGTATATAGTTAATGATGAATATGGGCTGGAAAATTAA
- a CDS encoding PAAR domain-containing protein, with product MLSARIGDSEICPITGTAAIITGMPTVIVGYMPAARVTDSLNCSATIITGSFTVQIGFQPAARITSTTSHAGVISTGCPTVIIGG from the coding sequence ATGTTATCTGCACGTATTGGTGATTCTGAAATTTGTCCAATAACAGGCACGGCTGCAATTATTACGGGTATGCCAACAGTGATTGTTGGTTATATGCCTGCTGCTAGGGTTACAGATTCACTTAATTGTAGTGCAACTATAATAACAGGCTCATTTACTGTACAAATAGGCTTTCAACCAGCAGCACGAATTACTAGCACTACTTCGCACGCAGGAGTAATTTCAACAGGCTGTCCAACAGTAATAATTGGTGGGTAA